In one window of Festucalex cinctus isolate MCC-2025b chromosome 14, RoL_Fcin_1.0, whole genome shotgun sequence DNA:
- the anapc1 gene encoding anaphase-promoting complex subunit 1 isoform X2 encodes MSDVVYEETATMIAAGELQSFVPFGRDHCRNHPNAFNLQLRELQPASELWSSDCAAGLAGSLQEVSLQERERENWQLRKGYVEALEQDVDFEEELYTAGNVVVWTKGSRTQGSNVYKAFTVDSPVEQALWCDFAVRQSKKEEEKVEHAVCIVQNGCINIHTVTGKDFLSPLPFQVSKSWPTKFGLLLERKITAADGQLSPPGECLPTLFSMLHPIDEVAPVVCKPIGPFDSTRVEYMSDSSTKIVFTCCQPSIVVSYDSEQGTHSVWSLRTVTREERSTVLSCLGEPFAEPLGFLATGFLMSHLRNHSRLDSPCGSKAARLNPGIGASVIAANSPHHYSHQNRILMFSPAMYSRIHSPGISKMAAVSRDHSPGMAAPSLSGVARFNTTLHTSSPMGLHHGTAHSPNSTVNEAALEPIIPDLCMEQLWSEAAASHSLDREMSSQASKVFLTSDLCENHYLCFLVESHQQLRCVKFMETNDTSQLIFGSVTIIAAKDAEPLQNIDAMLVLEACGSLVLYTGVTQISKVFVPGLLPPPFSLNNHHVGLYTPLAQVSTPTNASSRQLQRIDETAMPSPVSEVKGLNMKHHEVSFLEDYAFQQAMPYIRTLRDPVSNRVTLELSNGTMLRISIPEIAVSELVRKCLQAIRFILPKDAAMKVLVKWYTIVNAPGGTSAHGEWKLFVTCFLKLMGYNTERLTWTRNLNFEVPLSPVIAAKKARPCDEGSDEDWKYLLRSHYHRQMDSHFVDRPADSSGMNASVIPDEEDLSLSSPPSSTLDNTAPLFAHIPALFYVLHLLYQELLLNELHREGASSLVCLLQQLARDLQLEDYVDLYWRDYPSLINGFSESCLIDQSLSVQMQHPSFLRAEPPCVFSWLSSCLRREEVPPFPYLPGVCHRIRLLVLSYALYISGDDKAITSNVSKYLMKISAAQKTTEQQYRRQTSVNQVKSCSESLAEQLVVWLTSQGFTLKDLESVPFGVALPIRDAIYHCREQPCANWSEEVCLLIGRQDRTRQAHNMTLVKSKASVGSNLSLEPPATTEADEEEDGMSDIIQEVTGLIWSQDLRVQEVRRLLQSSKPVRVRVVQLPEVSDHEYIEEKENKLLQLCQRTMSLPVGRGLFTLFSYQPVPTELLPIPKLNLTGRAPPRNTMVDLNTGNIDVPANMPSWPSFHNGVAAGLKIAPASQVDSAWIVYNKNKNQEMANEHAGFLMALGLNGHLTKLGTLNIHDYLTKGHEMTSIGLLLGVAAARLGTMDVSTTRLLSIHIPALLPPTSTELDVPHNIQVASVIGIGLVYQGTGHRHIAEVLQSEIGRPPGPEMEYCTDRESYSLAAGLALGMVCLGQGSNLIGMSDLNVPEQLYQYMVGGHRRAPVGASRERHKSPSYQIKEGDTINVDVTCPGATLALAMIYLKTNNRSIADWLKPPDTWFLLDFIKPEFLLLRTLARCIIMWDDILPNTEWVKSNIPQILRGSHLDSPENINMETWIQVQDYITAGACMALGLRFAGSANSDAFDCLYELAKSFMKFMSFYGTAAAEPGCYNTQTALSMILLSMSIVMSGTGNLKVLQLCRFLHYRTGGEMNYGFHMAHHMALGMLFLGGGRFSLSTSNSAIAAMLCALYPHFPSHSTDNRYHLQALRHLIVLAAESRLLVPVDVDSLKPCYALLEVTYKKTEWYDETTVELMAPTMLPELHLLKRVRVKGPRYWELSIDLIKEVQHLKSVLSRDGVLYVKLRAGQLPYKDDPQGWKSLLGSAVNQRSSGIKAFKVETISTFTSEPALLSFAEFFCKTSDGTKHREETVALFSAMLYECVTQECPEMLPTYVAIEQAVGALCRGELQQSFALWQMRLVVELWDSRVLRRPANCHDALLSSEFLPVMKNKVDVALDSWLKDNSSILRSYILGKALSDGVRSPMLACFLVYRSVPSLRNKLTQLQGCTSLGDLLSSSSRLGIPLRDLLRLVPVLLVAETGPQMLPGFPLRAR; translated from the exons GAAAACTGGCAGCTGAGAAAGGGCTACGTGGAAGCCCTGGAGCAGGATGTGGATTTTGAAGAGGAGCTTTACACAGCAGGGAATGTGGTGGTCTGGACCAAGGGAAGTCGGACACAGGGCTCAAACGTTTACAAGGCATTCACTGTGGACAGCCCGGTCGAGCAG GCCTTGTGGTGTGACTTTGCTGTTCGTCAGAGTAAGAAAGAAG AAGAAAAGGTGGAGCATGCGGTGTGTATTGTGCAGAACGGATGCATCAACATTCACACCGTGACCGGCAAGGATTTCCTCTCACCTTTGCCATTCCAG GTGTCCAAATCCTGGCCGACCAAGTTTGGACTTTTGCTGGAGCGTAAAATCACAGCAGCCGACGGACAGCTCAGCCCCCCGGG CGAGTGTCTTCCCACCTTGTTCAGCATGCTGCATCCGATAGACGAGGTGGCCCCAGTGGTGTGCAAGCCCATAG GTCCGTTTGACAGCACTCGTGTGGAGTACATGTCCGACTCCAGCACGAAGATCGTCTTCACCTGCTGTCAGCCTTCCATTGTCGTCTCTTACGACAGTGAGCAAGGAACGCACTCGGTGTGGAGCCTGCGGACAGTCACGCGTGAG GAGCGCTCTACGGTCCTTAGTTGTCTCGGGGAGCCCTTTGCTGAACCTCTGGGCTTCCTAGCCACGGGTTTCCTAATGTCGCACCTGCGCAACCATTCCCGCCTGGACTCTCCGTGCGGCAGCAAGGCAGCCAGGTTAAATCCCGGCATTGGAGCAAG tgTCATTGCTGCAAACAGCCCTCACCACTACAGCCACCAGAACAGAATCCTCATGTTCTCACCAGCAATGTACTCACGTATCCATTCCCCGGGTATATCCAAGATGGCAGCTGTAAG TCGCGACCACTCACCGGGCATGGCAGCTCCATCCTTATCGGGCGTGGCTCGCTTCAACACTACCCTCCACACCTCGTCGCCCATGGGCCTTCACCACGGCACAGCACACTCGCCCAACAGCACGGTCAATGAAGCGGCGCTGGAGCCCATTATCCCAGACCTATGCATGGAGCAACTGTGGAGCGAGGCGGCCGCTTCTCACAG CCTGGACAGAGAGATGAGCAGCCAGGCCTCCAAAGTCTTCCTGACCTCTGACCTCTGTGAGAACCACTACCTCTGTTTTCTGGTGGAATCGCACCAGCAACTCCG ATGTGTGAAATTCATGGAGACCAATGACACATCTCAGCTCATCTTTGGCTCTGTGACGATCATCGCCGCCAAAGATGCTGAGCCTTTGCAG AATATCGACGCGATGCTGGTTTTGGAGGCCTGCGGCAGCTTGGTACTTTACACAGGTGTCACCCAG ATCAGCAAGGTGTTTGTGCCTGGCCTTCTGCCGCCACCTTTCAGTTTGAACAACCACCACGTTGGCCTCTATACGCCGCTAGCGCAAGTTAGCACGCCAACTAATGCTAGCAGCAGGCAATTGCAAAGAATCGACGAG ACTGCCATGCCCTCGCCGGTGTCCGAGGTAAAGGGTCTAAACATGAAGCATCACGAAGTGTCTTTTTTAGAGGACTACGCCTTCCAGCAGGCGATGCCCTACATCCGTACCCTGCGGGACCCCGTCAGCAACCGTGTAACTCTG GAACTAAGTAATGGCACCATGCTGAGAATCTCCATCCCAGAAATTGCTGTCTCTGAGCTGG tgagGAAATGTCTTCAGGCCATCCGTTTCATCCTGCCCAAGGATGCTGCCATGAAG GTTTTGGTGAAGTGGTACACCATCGTCAACGCCCCCGGTGGAACCAGCGCCCATGGCGAGTGGAAACTGTTCGTCacgtgttttctgaagctgatggGCTACAACACGGAGCGCCTGACCTGGACACGaaat TTGAATTTTGAAGTGCCGCTCTCACCGGTGATTGCGGCCAAGAAAGCGCGCCCCTGTGATGAAGGCTCTGATGAG GACTGGAAATACTTGCTGAGATCTCATTACCACCGCCAGATGGATTCCCACTTTGTCGACAGACCAGCGGACTCTAGTGGCATGAACGCGAGCGTCATCCCGGACGAAGAGGACCTCTCGTTG TCATCGCCGCCCTCCAGCACCTTGGACAACACGGCGCCCCTCTTCGCTCACATTCCGGCCCTGTTCTACGTCCTCCACCTGCTCTATCAGGAGCTGCTGCTCAACGAGCTGCACCGAGAGGGCGCCTCGTCCTTGGTTTGTCTTCTGCAGCAGCTCGCCAG AGACCTGCAGTTAGAGGACTATGTTGATCTGTACTGGAGAGACTACCCCTCATTAATCAATGGATTCTCAGAGAGCTGCCTCATAGACCAGT CTCTAAGTGTTCAGATGCAGCATCCTTCCTTTCTGCGAGCGGAACCTCCCTGCGTATTCAGTTGGCTCAGTAGCTGCCTCCGAAGGGAGGAGGTCCCGCCTTTCCCCTACCTGCCCGGTGTCTGCCACAGGATCCGGCTGTTGGTTCTG AGTTACGCTCTCTACATCAGCGGTGACGACAAAGCCATCACATCCAATGTGTCCAAGTACCTGATGAAGATTTCTGCAG CCCAAAAGACCACTGAGCAGCAGTACAGGAG ACAGACAAGTgtgaatcaagtcaagtcatgcaGTGAGAGCCTCGCTGAGCAGCTCGTGGTCTGGCTCACTTCACAAG GGTTCACCCTCAAGGACCTGGAGTCGGTCCCATTTGGCGTAGCTCTGCCCATCCGAGATGCCATCTACCACTGCCGGGAGCAGCCCTGTGCCAATTGGTCAGAGGAGGTTTGCCTGCTAATTGGGAGGCAGGACCGCACCAGACAGGCCCACAACATGACCTTGGTGAAAAGCAAAGCT TCTGTGGGTTCTAATCTGTCCTTGGAGCCTCCCGCGACCACAGAGgcagatgaggaggaggacggAATGTCGGACATCATCCAGGAG GTCACAGGACTGATCTGGAGTCAGGATCTGAGGGTCCAGGAGGTCCGGAGACTCCTTCAGAGCTCCAAGCCAGTCCGGGTCCGTGTCGTCCAGCTGCCAGAAGTCTCAGACCATGAGTACATAGAGGAGAAAGAGAACAA ACTCCTTCAGCTATGTCAAAGAACCATGTCCCTTCCCGTAGGAAGGGGCCTCTTCACGCTGTTCTCCTACCAGCCTGTACCCACGGAACTTTTACCAATCCCTAAACTTAACCTCACAG GCCGTGCCCCGCCTAGGAACACCATGGTCGACCTGAACACCGGTAACATTGATGTTCCTGCTAACATGCCGAGCTGGCCCAGTTTCCACAACGGTGTGGCTGCTGGCCTCAAGATTGCCCCAGCGTCGCAG GTGGACTCGGCTTGGATCGTCTACAACAAGAACAAGAACCAAGAGATGGCCAATGAGCACGCTGGCTTCCTCATGGCACTGGGCCTCAACGGGCACCTCACCAAGTTGGGGACACTCAACATACATGACTACCTCACCAAG GGTCACGAGATGACCAGCATAGGCCTCCTACTGGGTGTGGCCGCAGCCCGACTGGGCACCATGGACGTGTCGACCACCCGCTTGCTCAGCATACACATCCCCGCCCTGCTTCCTCCCACCTCCACTGAGCTGGATGTACCACACAACATTCAG GTTGCTTCTGTAATTGGCATTGGGCTTGTGTACCAGGGAACAGGACACAGACACATTGCTGAAGTTCTACAATCAGAAATAG GGCGACCTCCAGGTCCCGAGATGGAATACTGCACAGATAGGGAGTCCTATTCCCTAGCTGCTGGATTAGCTCTCGGAATGGTCTGCCTTGGG CAAGGTAGCAACCTGATTGGGATGAGCGACCTCAATGTCCCAGAGCAGCTGTATCAATACATGGTAGGGGGACACCGCAGGGCCCCGGTTGGAGCCAGCAGAGAGAGACACAAGTCTCCCAGCTACCAGATTAAG GAGGGCGACACCATCAATGTGGATGTGACATGTCCTGGGGCCACACTGGCCCTTGCCATGATCTACCTGAAGACCAACAACCG ATCCATAGCTGACTGGCTGAAGCCTCCAGATACCTGGTTCCTTTTGGATTTCATCAAGCCCGAGTTTCTTCTGCTCAGG ACCCTGGCCAGGTGCATCATCATGTGGGATGACATCCTCCCTAATACAGAATGGGTCAAAAGTAACATACCTCAG ATCCTGAGGGGGAGTCATTTGGACTCACCAGAAAACATCAACATGGAAACGTGGAT CCAAGTGCAGGACTATATCACAGCCGGAGCTTGCATGGCGCTGGGCCTGCGTTTCGCCGGTTCCGCCAACTCTGATGCCTTCGACTGCCTCTACGAATTGGCCAAGAGCTTCATGAAGTTTATGTCCTTCTACGGTACAGCCGCTGCG GAGCCGGGCTGCTACAACACGCAGACGGCGCTGTCCATGATTCTGCTGTCCATGTCCATCGTGATGTCCGGCACAGGCAACCTGAAGGTGCTGCAGCTCTGCCGCTTCCTGCACTACCGCACCGGCGGCGAGATGAACTACGGCTTTCATATGGCTCATCACATGGCGCTCGGCATGCTCTTCCTGGGAGGGGGAAG GTTCAGCTTGAGCACTTCCAACTCGGCCATCGCCGCCATGTTGTGTGCCCTGTACCCTCACTTCCCCTCACACAGCACAGACAACCG ATATCACCTGCAGGCACTGCGACATCTCATTGTGCTGGCTGCCGAGAGCCGCCTGCTGGTGCCGGTGGACGTGGATTCCCTCAAGCCTTGTTACGCCCTCCTGGAGGTCACCTACAAG AAAACCGAATGGTACGACGAGACCACGGTGGAGCTGATGGCTCCCACTATGCTGCCTGAGCTGCACCTCCTCaaacgg GTACGAGTGAAGGGTCCTCGTTACTGGGAGCTTTCTATTGACCTGATCAAAGAAGTGCAACATCTCAA GTCCGTCCTCTCTAGGGACGGTGTCTTGTATGTGAAACTCCGAGCTGGACAGTTGCCCTACAAGGACGACCCTCAGGGCTGGAAAAGTCTGCTGGGCTCCGCCGTCAACCAGCGCAGCTCTGGAATCAAAGCATTTAAG GTCGAGACAATCTCCACCTTCACCTCCGAGCCTGCCCTGCTCTCATTCGCCGAGTTTTTTTGCAAGACGTCGGATGGAACGAAACAC AGAGAGGAGACAGTGGCGCTGTTCTCAGCCATGTTGTACGAGTGTGTGACTCAGGAATGTCCGGAGATGCTGCCCACCTACGTCGCAATCGAGCAG GCGGTAGGCGCGCTGTGTCGTGGCGAGCTGCAGCAGAGCTTCGCCCTGTGGCAGATGCGTCTGGTGGTGGAGCTTTGGGACAGTAGAGTGCTACGGCGTCCTGCCAACTGCCATGATGCGCTGCTTTCTTCAGAGTTTTTACCTGTCATGAAGAACAAGGTGGATGTGGCGCTGGACAGCTGGCTGAAAg ACAACAGCTCAATATTGAGGTCCTACATTCTTGGCAAGGCCCTCTCCGATGGCGTCCGGTCCCCAATGTTGGCCTGCTTCCTGGTCTACCGCTCTGTCCCGTCCCTCAGGAACAAACTCACCCAGCTTCAAG GTTGCACTTCGCTAGGGGACTTGTTGTCCAGCAGCAGCCGGTTGGGAATCCCGCTCAGAGACCTGCTCAGGCTCGTTCCGGTCCTGCTGGTGGCCGAAACCGGGCCACAGATGCTACCCGGATTCCCGTTGCGTGCACGTTGA